Below is a window of 'Nostoc azollae' 0708 DNA.
GAGCAACCCGTTGGGAAACAATTTTTCAAGTTCTGATTCCTGCTGCTTTTTCTGGCATTGTCAGCGCCGTCATGTTAGCACTTGGCCGAGCAATGGGTGAAACTATGGCTGTCACCATGTTAATTGGTAATTCTAACAGCATTAGTTTTTCCTTGTTGGCTCCGTCAAATACCATTTCTTCACTACTAGCTAATCAATTTTCTGAAGCTAGTGGTTTGCAAGTAGCAGCTTTAATGTATGCCGCTTTAGTGCTGTTTATCTTGACACTAGTAGTCAATATTCTGGCTGAGTGTATCGTTCTCCGGGTGAAGCGTTTGTAGTTAGGGCAGTTGGATAATTAAGAAACGCTCAACTTCTCAAATCCCTATATATAGAAGGGTGAGCAAAAGCTGACTGCTAACTGCCACATTAGTTTGAATTATGACTAGTAATTCCTTAATGGTACAAGCCCACAAATTAAACCGTATAATCAAGCCGAAATCTTTCAATTAAGGCTTACGAACGAACGTCAAAAATTCTCAAGCCTCGGATTTATCCGTGGGGTCAATCGAAAATTTAAAATCCAAAATCCAAAATCCAAAATCGGATGACTTCTCATTTTCCCCAAAGCAGCTTGACTCGCTCCCCTTATTCTCCCCGCACCTTGTTGAATACGGTAATGACCGTTTTGGCATTTTTCTGTGGAGTATTGGCGCTAGTTCCTTTGTTAGCTGTGCTTTCTTATGTACTGTTTAAAGGGTTTAGCAGTCTGAGTCTAGATGTATTTACCCAACTACCTCCAGCACCTTTCCGACAGGGTGGAGGCTTTGGTAATGCTATTTTGGGAACATTACTCATGGTTGGTATTGGTGCTTTGATCAGTATCCCTACTGGAGTATTAACAGCTATATATTTGACAGAGTTTAGCTCTGGTAAAATTGCTCGCTGGGTACGCTTTGCCACTAATGTCCTGAGTGGAGTTCCCTCAATTATTGCTGGTGTATTTGCCTACGGGATTGTGGTTTTGACATTAGTAAACCTGAAGTTAGGATCTTACTCAGCTTTAGGTGGTGGGTTTGCCTTGGCGATTTTGATGTTACCTACTATTGTGCGAACCACAGACGAAGCTTTACAGTTGGTTTCCCAAGATTTACGACAAGCTTCGGTGGGGTTAGGGGCTACTAAATTGCAAACCGTTACACAGGTAGTTTTACCAGCTGCCTTACCTGCAATTGTAACTGGTTCTACTTTAGCAATCGCCAGAGCATCTGGAGAAACTGCACCTTTACTATTTACGGCGCTTTTTTCCTCTTTTTGGCCTAATGGTTTACTTAAACCTACGGCTTCTCTCGCTGTTTTAGTTTACAACTTTGCAATTTCACCATTTAAAAATTGGCAGTCATTGGCTTGGGCTGCTTCTTTAATTTTAGTTTTGATGGTTCTAATTACAACTATCATCGCTCGCTGGGCAACCAGGCAAAAAGCTTAACAATATTCCATCAACAGAATACATCAATCATCTTTACAATTTATCCCTAAACTATTTATGGCTATTAACGCTAGTACAATGAATGGGACACAAGTGGTTTTACGTACAGAAGACCTCAACATCTACTACGGTAACTTTTTAGCTGTACAAAATATTTGGCTAGATATCCCCAAAAATCAGGTTACAGCTTTTATTGGACCGTCTGGTTGTGGTAAAAGTACATTACTGCGCTGCTATAATCGTCTTAATGACTTGATTGAAACATTTCGCGCTGAAGGGAAGGTTTTTTTTGGCGATCATAATTTGTATGCACCACATATTGATCCAGTAGAAGTACGTCGTCGGATTGGTATGGTCTTTCAAAGACCATACCCTTTTCCAAAATCAATCAAAGAAAATATCGCTTTTGGTGTCAGAATTAATGGCTATAAAGGCAACATGGACGAATTGGTAGAAAGGAGTTTGCGACAAGCAGCTTTGTGGGATGAAGTTAAAGATAAACTGAACCAAAGTGGTTTATCCCTATCTGGTGGACAACAACAACGGTTATGTATTGCCAGAGCGATTGCAGTTCAACCAGAAGTTATACTCATGGATGAACCATGTTCTGCGCTTGATCCTATTTCCACTTTGCGGGTTGAAGAAATGATTCACGAACTCAAAGAACAATACACTATTGTTATCGTTACCCACAATATGCAACAAGCAGCACGGGTTGCTGATAAAACAGCATTTTTTAACGTCAAAACCTCAGAGAAAGGTGGACGTACAGGATATTTAGTAGAATACGCACCGACAGAATTAATTTTCAACAATCCACAACAAGAAGACACAAAAGCTT
It encodes the following:
- the pstA gene encoding phosphate ABC transporter permease PstA, whose protein sequence is MTSHFPQSSLTRSPYSPRTLLNTVMTVLAFFCGVLALVPLLAVLSYVLFKGFSSLSLDVFTQLPPAPFRQGGGFGNAILGTLLMVGIGALISIPTGVLTAIYLTEFSSGKIARWVRFATNVLSGVPSIIAGVFAYGIVVLTLVNLKLGSYSALGGGFALAILMLPTIVRTTDEALQLVSQDLRQASVGLGATKLQTVTQVVLPAALPAIVTGSTLAIARASGETAPLLFTALFSSFWPNGLLKPTASLAVLVYNFAISPFKNWQSLAWAASLILVLMVLITTIIARWATRQKA
- the pstB gene encoding phosphate ABC transporter ATP-binding protein PstB, giving the protein MAINASTMNGTQVVLRTEDLNIYYGNFLAVQNIWLDIPKNQVTAFIGPSGCGKSTLLRCYNRLNDLIETFRAEGKVFFGDHNLYAPHIDPVEVRRRIGMVFQRPYPFPKSIKENIAFGVRINGYKGNMDELVERSLRQAALWDEVKDKLNQSGLSLSGGQQQRLCIARAIAVQPEVILMDEPCSALDPISTLRVEEMIHELKEQYTIVIVTHNMQQAARVADKTAFFNVKTSEKGGRTGYLVEYAPTELIFNNPQQEDTKAYISGRFG